In Syntrophomonas wolfei subsp. wolfei str. Goettingen G311, a single window of DNA contains:
- the codY gene encoding GTP-sensing pleiotropic transcriptional regulator CodY has protein sequence MSKSLLEKSRAINRILQKIAGHPVNFFEIADVLCRNLECTVFIVGRRGQIGGYAFAEGAICQEIQQLIKHAERFPESFNQELLNILETQTNIILKDGRKCLFNPDNVNCSCSARIWSITPVFGGARRIGTLIFMRDKVKFTEEDIVLIEYGAMVMANEIMRIRTERIEEEARKKASVQIALATLSYSEKEAIDHIIAELKGKEGLLVASRIADKVGITRSVIVSALRKFESAGVIESRSLGMKGTYIKVLNDYLFEELRNQA, from the coding sequence ATGTCAAAAAGTCTATTGGAAAAATCCAGAGCCATCAATAGGATTCTTCAAAAAATTGCGGGTCACCCGGTAAACTTTTTCGAGATAGCTGATGTACTATGCAGGAACCTGGAATGTACGGTTTTTATAGTGGGCAGGAGGGGGCAAATAGGAGGTTATGCTTTTGCCGAAGGGGCTATATGCCAGGAGATACAGCAGTTGATTAAGCATGCGGAGCGTTTTCCGGAGAGTTTTAACCAGGAATTGTTGAATATTTTAGAAACCCAAACCAACATAATACTAAAGGATGGGCGCAAATGCCTTTTTAACCCGGATAATGTCAACTGCAGTTGTTCAGCGCGAATTTGGTCCATTACCCCGGTCTTTGGTGGTGCCAGGCGGATTGGCACCCTGATTTTTATGAGAGATAAAGTTAAATTTACAGAGGAAGATATTGTTTTAATCGAATATGGAGCCATGGTGATGGCCAATGAGATAATGCGCATCAGAACAGAAAGGATCGAGGAAGAAGCACGGAAAAAAGCCTCTGTGCAAATTGCCCTGGCTACTCTCTCCTATTCCGAAAAAGAAGCCATAGACCACATCATCGCGGAGCTCAAGGGAAAAGAGGGATTGCTGGTGGCCAGCCGGATTGCGGATAAGGTGGGAATTACTCGTTCGGTGATAGTAAGTGCTCTGCGCAAATTTGAAAGCGCCGGGGTAATTGAATCACGTTCATTGGGAATGAAAGGGACTTATATCAAGGTATTAAATGATTACCTGTTCGAAGAATTAAGGAATCAGGCTTGA
- the hslV gene encoding ATP-dependent protease subunit HslV produces MFQATTIIAVRKGQQTAIAGDGQVTLGQNTIMKQNATKIRRLYEGKVIAGFAGAVADAFTLFAKFEEKLKQAGGNLSKAAVEIAREWRSDRILRRLEALLIVADAEKIFIVSGSGELIEPDDGIAAIGSGGAYALAAARALNAFSELNAREIAVESLKIASGICVYTNEQISVEVIEK; encoded by the coding sequence ATGTTTCAAGCAACCACCATAATTGCGGTTAGAAAGGGCCAGCAGACCGCTATAGCTGGCGATGGGCAGGTAACCCTGGGTCAGAATACCATAATGAAACAAAATGCAACAAAGATAAGAAGGCTCTATGAGGGAAAGGTAATAGCCGGTTTCGCCGGGGCGGTAGCTGATGCCTTCACCCTTTTTGCCAAATTCGAAGAAAAGCTCAAACAGGCTGGGGGCAACCTCAGTAAAGCAGCGGTGGAAATCGCCAGGGAATGGCGCTCAGACCGAATTCTTCGCCGCCTTGAAGCCCTCTTGATCGTAGCAGATGCGGAGAAGATTTTTATTGTTTCCGGTAGCGGCGAATTAATAGAACCTGATGATGGAATAGCTGCTATTGGTTCGGGAGGAGCCTATGCTTTAGCCGCAGCCCGGGCCTTGAATGCTTTCAGCGAGCTTAATGCCCGGGAAATTGCCGTTGAATCCTTAAAAATAGCTTCTGGTATCTGTGTCTATACCAATGAGCAGATTTCAGTTGAAGTAATCGAAAAATAG
- the hslU gene encoding ATP-dependent protease ATPase subunit HslU, which produces MFKLTPREIVEELDKYIIGQQEAKKAVAIALRNRYRRKLLPDELREEIYPKNIIMIGSTGVGKTEIARRLARLVKAPFIKVEASKFTEVGYVGRDVDSMVRDLVETSIRLVKQEKMAAVEQKGRQMAEERIVDILLPFDGRKSKSPKNPFEFLLGSIQERDDVDDESERRRREIGQRREILRQKINRLELEDETIEIEVEEKNPSFMEIFSGSGVEEMGINLQDMLGNLMPRNKKKRKVSIAEARRILTYEESQRLLDMDEIHREGIKRAEEDGIIFLDEIDKIASKESNYGPDVSRGGVQRDILPIVEGSTVITKYGPARTDHVLFIAAGAFHVSKPSDLIPELQGRFPIRVELESLKKEDLKRILTEPNNSLIKQYIALLSTEKLTMDFTPEAIDYIAERAYEVNSRTEDIGARRLHTVMEKLLEDLLFNSPDMAGEKLVIDIDYVAERLDRIVEDEDLSRYIL; this is translated from the coding sequence TTGTTTAAGCTCACTCCACGGGAAATCGTCGAAGAATTGGATAAATATATTATTGGTCAGCAAGAGGCCAAGAAAGCGGTGGCCATAGCTTTGCGCAACCGCTATCGCAGGAAATTGCTTCCCGATGAACTCCGGGAGGAAATCTACCCAAAGAACATTATAATGATTGGTTCGACCGGAGTAGGAAAGACCGAAATTGCCCGGCGCCTAGCCCGGCTGGTAAAGGCTCCCTTTATCAAAGTAGAAGCCAGTAAGTTTACCGAAGTGGGATATGTTGGCCGGGATGTTGATTCCATGGTTCGTGATCTGGTGGAGACTTCAATTCGCCTGGTAAAGCAGGAAAAGATGGCCGCCGTGGAGCAAAAAGGCCGGCAGATGGCCGAAGAAAGGATAGTCGATATATTACTGCCTTTCGATGGCAGGAAGAGCAAGAGTCCTAAAAACCCCTTCGAATTTCTTTTAGGGTCAATACAGGAGAGAGACGATGTAGATGATGAAAGCGAGCGGCGCCGGAGAGAAATTGGCCAAAGAAGAGAGATTCTTAGGCAAAAGATTAATCGCCTGGAGTTGGAGGACGAGACTATTGAAATCGAGGTAGAAGAGAAAAACCCCTCTTTCATGGAGATATTTTCCGGTTCAGGGGTGGAGGAGATGGGTATTAACCTGCAAGATATGCTAGGAAACCTTATGCCTCGAAACAAGAAAAAGAGAAAAGTGAGCATTGCTGAAGCCCGCAGGATTTTAACCTACGAAGAAAGCCAGCGCTTGCTGGATATGGACGAGATTCACCGCGAAGGTATAAAACGGGCGGAAGAAGATGGCATTATATTCCTGGATGAAATAGATAAAATAGCCAGCAAAGAGAGTAATTACGGCCCTGATGTGTCCCGAGGCGGAGTGCAGAGGGATATACTCCCTATTGTTGAGGGCTCAACGGTGATAACCAAATATGGACCGGCCCGGACCGATCATGTTTTGTTTATTGCAGCGGGAGCTTTTCATGTATCCAAACCCTCGGATCTGATTCCTGAATTGCAGGGTAGATTTCCCATCCGGGTCGAGTTGGAAAGCCTGAAAAAAGAGGATTTGAAGAGGATACTTACCGAGCCTAACAATTCTCTCATTAAACAATATATAGCTTTGTTGTCAACGGAAAAACTAACCATGGATTTCACCCCGGAAGCTATTGATTATATTGCGGAAAGAGCTTATGAGGTTAATTCTCGCACCGAGGACATAGGGGCCCGTCGTTTGCATACGGTGATGGAGAAGCTTTTGGAAGACCTGCTGTTTAATTCTCCTGACATGGCGGGAGAGAAGCTGGTTATTGATATTGATTATGTTGCCGAGAGACTGGACCGTATAGTTGAAGATGAGGACCTTAGCCGCTATATCTTGTAG
- the xerC gene encoding tyrosine recombinase XerC has translation MEAFLNHMRVEKSASNFTLSSYKTDLSQFFAFLSQKKGINPEEVGVELISHNSVRKYLAQMQEKGLSRATMARKLAALRSFIKFLCRENILADNPIAAVSTPKQERKLPRFLYTREIDLLMNAPDLSMAAGKRDRAILETLYASGLRVSELTNLDKPDIDFGEDYIKVLGKGGKERIVPLGSKAREALLLYLQQGRVYLEAKGQASPALFLNKNGQRLSTRSIRNIINKYVETIAINQKVSPHTLRHSFATHLLNNGADLRSVQELLGHVKLSTTQIYTHLSREKIKDIHQQTHPRR, from the coding sequence ATCGAAGCATTTCTTAATCATATGCGAGTGGAAAAAAGTGCTTCCAACTTTACCCTCTCCAGTTATAAAACCGACTTATCGCAGTTTTTTGCTTTTCTATCCCAAAAGAAGGGGATAAATCCGGAGGAAGTTGGAGTCGAGTTAATTAGCCACAATAGTGTTAGAAAGTATCTGGCCCAAATGCAGGAAAAGGGTTTATCTCGTGCCACTATGGCCCGAAAGCTGGCAGCTCTCAGATCCTTCATCAAGTTTTTATGCCGGGAAAATATACTGGCAGACAACCCTATAGCCGCTGTTTCCACACCCAAACAGGAGAGGAAGTTACCCAGGTTTCTTTATACTAGGGAAATAGACTTGCTGATGAACGCACCCGACCTATCTATGGCAGCCGGCAAAAGAGACCGGGCTATTCTTGAAACGCTCTATGCTTCCGGGCTGCGGGTGAGCGAACTTACAAATCTTGATAAGCCTGATATTGATTTTGGCGAAGACTATATAAAGGTGCTGGGCAAGGGCGGTAAAGAAAGAATTGTACCCTTGGGAAGCAAGGCTAGAGAGGCATTACTTCTCTATCTGCAGCAGGGAAGAGTTTACCTGGAAGCCAAGGGCCAAGCATCTCCAGCTTTATTTCTCAACAAAAACGGTCAGCGCCTGAGCACGAGGAGTATCCGCAATATCATAAACAAATATGTGGAAACTATAGCCATAAATCAAAAAGTTAGCCCCCATACCCTGCGGCATTCCTTTGCCACTCATTTGCTGAACAATGGTGCTGATCTCCGCTCCGTTCAGGAATTATTGGGCCATGTTAAATTGTCAACCACCCAGATATATACTCATCTAAGCCGAGAGAAGATAAAAGATATACACCAACAAACTCATCCACGGAGGTAG